From one Lotus japonicus ecotype B-129 chromosome 3, LjGifu_v1.2 genomic stretch:
- the LOC130745824 gene encoding MAPK kinase substrate protein At1g80180, which translates to MAGLQRSEVSFRRQGSSGLVWDEKLLSGELNRKEEGQDNKGSTDHQNVKELRTTTVQRSRSNGGYRTGRVSPAIDPPSPKLSACGFCAAFGKPTGDKGQRSKPGKPRTR; encoded by the coding sequence ATGGCTGGTCTTCAAAGATCTGAGGTTTCTTTCAGAAGACAAGGTTCATCTGGTCTTGTTTGGGATGAAAAGTTGTTGTCAGGTGAATTGAACCGCAAAGAGGAGGGTCAAGACAACAAGGGTAGTACTGATCATCAGAATGTTAAGGAATTACGAACCACCACCGTCCAGAGAAGCCGCTCCAACGGTGGCTACCGCACCGGAAGAGTCTCGCCGGCGATCGATCCGCCGTCTCCCAAGCTCTCTGCATGTGGGTTCTGCGCCGCTTTCGGGAAACCAACAGGGGACAAGGGTCAACGGTCAAAGCCTGGTAAGCCTCGAACAAGGTAA
- the LOC130742597 gene encoding protein UNUSUAL FLORAL ORGANS-like yields MWSNLPFDLLSFIFSFLPPDSIARARSACRNWHTCPNPYPSTPTRFPPWFLAFPIRYHKPCCYAHNPVTENWHELTLDFLPIPTTSIRPVSPIGSLLLLRVTSFNSTTFQLGLCNPFTRQFKHLPQLHISRTNPASGVTVLDHGSQLEFPHFRVYVAGGMSEAARGGGASYEPTVEMYDSEVGVWEVVGSVPVEFAVRLTVWTPNENVCVKGTLYWITSARAYSVMGFDVGANTWRELGVPMAEKLEFATLVKRDGAMALVGGVCGGDVLVWEMSEGGEWCLVDEVPGELRLRLLAEKRNWESVKCVGNGDAICLYKDLGFGMVICKKVGDVGRWEWVWVDGWGYIKGKQVRNCPIRGALLHPTLAYSALN; encoded by the coding sequence ATGTGGAGCAACCTGCCATTTGATCTGTTATCCTttatcttctcttttctccccccAGACTCCATAGCCAGAGCAAGATCAGCTTGCAGGAACTGGCACACATGTCCCAATCCTTATCCTTCCACCCCAACAAGGTTCCCACCATGGTTCTTGGCCTTCCCAATCCGCTACCACAAACCATGCTGCTATGCTCACAACCCTGTCACAGAAAACTGGCACGAACTCACTCTGGATTTCTTGCCAATACCAACAACTTCAATCCGACCAGTTTCACCAATCGGAAGCCTCCTGCTGTTAAGAGTCACCAGTTTCAACTCCACAACGTTCCAACTGGGTCTCTGCAACCCATTCACAAGGCAATTCAAGCACCTTCCTCAGTTGCATATTTCAAGGACTAATCCAGCTTCAGGGGTCACTGTTTTAGACCACGGTTCTCAATTAGAATTTCCTCACTTCAGAGTCTACGTGGCCGGAGGCATGTCGGAGGCAGCAAGAGGCGGCGGCGCCTCCTACGAACCCACTGTGGAAATGTACGACTCGGAGGTTGGCGTGTGGGAGGTAGTTGGGTCTGTTCCGGTGGAGTTTGCGGTTAGGCTTACCGTTTGGACGCCGAATGAGAATGTTTGTGTGAAGGGGACATTGTATTGGATAACATCGGCCAGGGCCTACAGTGTGATGGGGTTTGATGTTGGTGCGAACACGTGGAGGGAGCTGGGTGTGCCTATGGCGGAGAAGCTAGAATTTGCCACGTTGGTTAAGCGGGACGGGGCAATGGCGTTGGTTGGTGGAGTGTGTGGTGGGGATGTTTTGGTTTGGGAGATGAGTGAAGGGGGTGAATGGTGTTTGGTGGATGAGGTGCCTGGGGAGTTGAGGTTGAGATTGTTGGCAGAGAAGAGGAATTGGGAGAGTGTTAAGTGTGTAGGAAATGGGGATGCTATTTGTTTGTACAAGGATCTTGGATTTGGTATGGTGATTTGTAAGAAAGTTGGAGATGTGGGTAGATGGGAATGGGTTTGGGTTGATGGGTGGGGTTACATCAAGGGGAAACAAGTGCGCAATTGCCCAATAAGGGGAGCACTTCTTCACCCAACTCTTGCTTATAGTGCGTTAAACTAA
- the LOC130744704 gene encoding uncharacterized protein LOC130744704, whose translation MGLYSVKSMCAVVEARWFTEDGWSVPQILRPILPSKIALFLWQVQKNRIASKENLAQRGVVLENGAPCIFCLSTTESVAHLFLHCPRIWMLWIAVLHREGISWSAPASISTLLDEWGALRKSTSRILWDLIPYALCWEIWMARNNVIFHDKIFDPEAIWESHAFLIFTWMRAWWKDCPYDANQFARGFTKIDVHAKVSTRPVISWKPPQGLILKFNVDGSFQSGRAGIGGILRNNVKKVAGKFSRKVEVKRADEAEVLAILYALLFCQQFMVYSVEIESDPSLAVDWVCGTKNRPWNLTNELNMIDYLLPLVACRGVSHILREGNMEADKLAKEGCSREEPI comes from the coding sequence ATGGGCCTTTATAGTGTTAAATCTATGTGTGCAGTAGTAGAAGCTCGATGGTTCACTGAGGATGGTTGGTCAGTACCTCAAATCTTAAGGCCTATTTTACCTTCCAAAATTGCTTTATTTTTGTGGCAGGTACAGAAGAACAGAATAGCTTCTAAGGAGAATCTAGCTCAAAGAGGGGTGGTCTTAGAGAATGGTGCGCCCTGCATCTTTTGCTTGTCCACAACAGAGTCGGTGGCTCATCTTTTTTTGCATTGTCCGAGAATTTGGATGTTATGGATAGCTGTGTTACACAGGGAGGGCATTTCCTGGTCTGCTCCAGCATCAATTTCGACATTGCTGGATGAATGGGGTGCGTTGCGTAAAAGTACCTCAAGAATTTTATGGGATTTGATTCCTTATGCATTATGCTGGGAGATATGGATGGCACGGAATAATGTGATTTTCCATGATAAAATTTTTGATCCAGAAGCTATTTGGGAGTCTCAtgcatttttaatatttaccTGGATGAGAGCTTGGTGGAAAGATTGTCCTTATGATGCAAATCAGTTTGCAAGGGGTTTCACAAAAATTGATGTACATGCTAAGGTTAGCACGCGGCCTGTCATATCTTGGAAACCACCTCAAGGATTGATTCTGAAATTCAATGTGGATGGTTCTTTCCAATCGGGCAGGGCGGGCATTGGGGGGATTCTGAGGAATAATGTCAAGAAGGTGGCTGGAAAATTCTCTAGAAAGGTGGAGGTAAAACGTGCGGATGAGGCAGAGGTTTTAGCAATCTTATATGCCTTATTATTTTGCCAACAGTTCATGGTATATTCGGTAGAAATTGAGAGTGACCCAAGTCTCGCAGTGGATTGGGTGTGCGGGACAAAAAACAGACCTTGGAATTTAACAAATGAGTTGAATATGATTGACTATTTACTTCCATTGGTGGCTTGTCGTGGGGTATCACATATTTTGAGGGAGGGGAACATGGAGGCGGACAAGTTAGCAAAGGAGGGATGTTCTCGTGAGGAGCCAATTTGA